ACGAGCAGCAGATCAAGGACGTGGCGGCGTACGTGTCGTCCGTCGCCGGCAGCTAGCGCCGGAGGGTGCGGTCGGGGCTCCTCGCCGCGACGGGTACCCTTGTGCGGTCCGGAGAGGTGTCCGAGCGGCCGAAGGAGCGCGACTGGAAATCGCGTACGTGGTGAAAGCTGCGTCGCGGGTTCAAATCCCGCCCTCTCCGTCGAGAACGGGGCCCCGCCCGGGGCCCCGTTCACGTCTCCGCGTCTGGCTGTGAGCGGAGAGGGAGGGATTTGAACCCTCGATCCGCCTTACGACGGATAACGGTTTTCGAGACCGCCGCATTCGACCGCTCTGCCACCTCTCCGAGCGCGTGAAAGCCTAGCCTGCGCGCCGCGGTCGCCGCTCGGCCTGCGTCGTCGAGGATCGCCGGAGTGCCGGAGTTGCCCCTTCTCCGTTGCACCTGAGTGCCGGCCTCCCTGCGCTCGTCGCGGCGGAACGGGCGAGAGGCGCCGAGAGCGTACCCGCTGACGCCGGGAGAGCCCCGAGGCAGGGAGATCGGGATCCCGCAGACGGCCTGTGCAACGGAGAAGGAGGGATTCGAACCCTCGATGGAGGCATTCACCCCCATAACGCCTTAGCAGGGCGCCGCCTTCAGCCACTCGGCCACTTCTCCGGGAGCGACAAGGATATCGGACGATCCGGCGCCGGCCTGGAGCGACCTCCGCTCGGCCCGGCTCAGTCGTGGATGCGCCCGATGAGGTCGGTGCGCTTGAGCAGCTTCACCTCGATGCCGCCGAGCCGCACGTCGTAGCCGGCCTCGCGCGGGTACAGCACCTTGTCGCCCGGCTCGATCCCGTTCGGCTCCGCGCCGACGGCGGTGACGATCCCCGTGCGGCAGGCCGCTGCCGCGGCGGCGGATGCGGGCAGGATCAGTCCCGCGCGCGTCTCGGTCTCGTCGCTCGTCGGCTGCACGACGAGGTACTCGTCGAGCGGCTCGATCGACACGTCGATGCGCTGCGGCTCCTGGATCATGCTCGAAGCGTACTCCGTGAAGGCTTCTAGAGGCGGCCGGCATCGACGATGCGCTGCAAGAACTGCTGCGTGCGCGGCTCCCGCGGCGCGCTGAAGATGCGCTCGGGCGTTCCCTGTTCGAGGATCGCGCCCTGGTCGAGGAAGCAGACACGGTGCGCGACGTCGCGGGCGAAGCCCATCTCGTGCGTGGCGATCACCATCGTCATGCCCTCCGCCGCGAGCTCGCGGACGACGTCGAGCACCTCGGCCACGAGCTCAGGGTCGAGCGCGCTCGTCACCTCGTCGAGCAGCAGCAGGGCGGGCCGCATGGCGAGCGCCCGCACGATCGCGACACGCTGCTGCTGGCCGCC
The Gaiella occulta genome window above contains:
- a CDS encoding co-chaperone GroES family protein; its protein translation is MIQEPQRIDVSIEPLDEYLVVQPTSDETETRAGLILPASAAAAAACRTGIVTAVGAEPNGIEPGDKVLYPREAGYDVRLGGIEVKLLKRTDLIGRIHD